A genomic stretch from Erwinia sp. E_sp_B01_1 includes:
- a CDS encoding HlyD family secretion protein, whose translation MANQSNSPSDDDQRHQDDNPQQNKDQQQDNDRQQDNDQPERKRPGKKPLIILAIVVVIAIIVALWFWFTTRNIETTDDAFTESDAVTIAPKASGYVTELRVKDNQRVKKGDLLVVIDPRDNTAQRDQAQAQLGLAIAQLHQAQASLELSKVQYPAQKDQALAQQAKAQANFLNAQEDDRRQRGVDPRATSQRNIDAASAQLRSARAELESAKAQVEVASQIKLQIRQQETNVEARQQQVEQAQAQLNTASLNLSYTEVRAPYDGFVTKRNVQVGTLVQAGTALFSLVSPDVWITANFKESQLERMNPGDKVEITVDAWPDMKLEGHVDSVQMGSGSRFSTFPSENATGNYVKIVQRVPVKIVVDKGLDPNKPLPLGLSVEPKVTVE comes from the coding sequence ATGGCTAACCAATCAAACTCTCCGTCAGATGATGACCAGCGTCATCAGGATGACAACCCGCAGCAGAACAAAGACCAGCAGCAGGATAACGATCGGCAGCAGGATAATGACCAGCCGGAGCGCAAACGCCCCGGTAAAAAGCCGCTTATTATTCTGGCGATAGTGGTCGTCATCGCCATCATTGTTGCCCTGTGGTTCTGGTTCACTACCCGTAATATAGAAACCACCGATGATGCCTTTACCGAATCGGATGCGGTGACTATTGCGCCAAAAGCCTCAGGTTACGTTACTGAACTGCGGGTCAAAGATAACCAGCGGGTGAAGAAGGGCGATCTGCTGGTGGTTATCGATCCGCGTGATAACACTGCGCAACGCGATCAGGCCCAGGCCCAGCTTGGCCTGGCAATAGCCCAGCTCCATCAGGCGCAGGCTTCGCTGGAACTTTCCAAAGTGCAGTATCCTGCGCAAAAGGACCAGGCGCTGGCTCAGCAGGCTAAAGCCCAGGCCAATTTCCTCAATGCTCAGGAAGATGACCGGCGCCAGCGTGGCGTAGACCCGCGGGCAACCTCGCAGCGTAATATTGATGCAGCCAGCGCCCAGCTGAGAAGCGCCCGTGCCGAGCTGGAAAGCGCTAAAGCTCAGGTGGAAGTCGCTTCGCAAATCAAACTGCAGATTCGTCAGCAGGAAACCAATGTTGAGGCCCGCCAGCAGCAGGTGGAGCAGGCGCAGGCGCAGCTTAATACCGCCAGTCTGAATCTCTCCTATACCGAAGTGCGTGCGCCTTATGATGGCTTTGTCACCAAGCGTAACGTTCAGGTGGGCACCCTGGTTCAGGCAGGCACCGCGCTGTTCTCGCTGGTTTCGCCAGATGTATGGATCACCGCTAACTTTAAAGAATCTCAGCTTGAGCGGATGAATCCGGGCGACAAAGTGGAGATCACCGTGGATGCGTGGCCGGATATGAAGCTGGAAGGCCATGTCGACAGCGTGCAGATGGGTTCCGGCTCGCGCTTTTCCACTTTCCCGTCGGAAAATGCCACCGGGAACTACGTGAAGATCGTGCAGCGTGTGCCGGTAAAAATCGTGGTGGATAAAGGGCTGGATCCGAATAAGCCGCTGCCTCTGGGTCTGTCAGTTGAACCTAAGGTGACGGTGGAATGA
- a CDS encoding DHA2 family efflux MFS transporter permease subunit — MSHSESWKPASNPWLVAMTVTLAVFMEILDTTIVNVALPHVAGSLSSSYDESTWVLTSYLVANGIVLPISAFLSRLFGRKQFFLICIVMFTVCSFLCGIATELWQIILFRVLQGFFGGGLQPVQQSVLLDYFKPEDRGKAFGLSSIAIIVAPVLGPTLGGWITDNYSWRWVFFINIPVGIFSVMAIYQLLEDPPWERKWAKGKLTIDYIGISLITLGLGCLQVMLDRGEDDDWFSSSFIVTFAILTIIGLVGAVYWLLYAKKPVVDLHVLKDKNFAVASILMAGMAAILYGSSVVIPQLAQQDLGYTATWSGLVLSPGAVLIVLSIPLVLKLMPIIQTRWIIAFGFTCLFVSFIYSATLTPDVDFTTLVLMRSAQTIGLGFLFVPLTTIAFVTIPQRLNADAAALFTMCRNVAGSVGISLSTAMITERQQVHSASMVHNMSPLNEPFNLTVERWAQGVRDFTTAVGDPVTIATGQLYKEMIAQARILAYVDVFMGLSIVALILIPFCLLLSPIKSEGSAGAH, encoded by the coding sequence ATGAGTCACAGCGAGAGCTGGAAACCGGCCAGCAATCCCTGGCTGGTCGCCATGACGGTTACGCTGGCGGTGTTCATGGAGATCCTGGACACCACTATCGTTAACGTTGCGCTGCCTCACGTTGCCGGTTCACTCTCTTCCAGCTATGACGAATCCACCTGGGTACTGACCTCGTATCTGGTTGCCAACGGCATTGTCCTGCCGATCTCTGCTTTCCTCAGCCGGTTATTTGGCCGTAAACAGTTCTTCCTGATCTGTATCGTGATGTTTACCGTCTGCTCCTTCCTGTGCGGGATCGCCACCGAGCTGTGGCAAATTATCCTGTTCAGGGTCTTACAGGGCTTTTTTGGCGGCGGGCTACAGCCGGTGCAACAATCTGTGCTGCTGGATTATTTCAAGCCGGAAGATCGCGGCAAGGCGTTTGGACTCTCCTCCATTGCGATTATCGTAGCGCCCGTGCTGGGTCCGACGCTGGGTGGCTGGATCACCGATAATTATAGTTGGCGCTGGGTCTTCTTCATTAATATTCCCGTGGGAATTTTCAGCGTGATGGCGATCTACCAGCTGCTGGAAGATCCGCCGTGGGAGCGCAAGTGGGCCAAAGGCAAGCTGACGATCGACTATATCGGCATCAGCCTGATTACTCTCGGGCTGGGGTGTTTGCAGGTAATGCTGGATCGCGGTGAGGATGACGACTGGTTCAGCTCCAGCTTTATTGTGACCTTTGCCATTCTGACGATTATCGGGCTGGTGGGGGCGGTTTACTGGCTGCTCTATGCTAAAAAGCCGGTGGTCGATCTGCATGTGCTCAAGGATAAAAACTTTGCCGTCGCCAGTATCTTGATGGCGGGCATGGCAGCAATCCTCTATGGCAGTTCGGTGGTGATCCCGCAGCTTGCCCAGCAGGATTTAGGCTATACCGCCACCTGGTCGGGGCTGGTGCTCTCGCCCGGTGCCGTACTGATCGTGCTGTCGATCCCGCTGGTGCTGAAATTGATGCCCATTATTCAGACGCGCTGGATCATCGCCTTTGGCTTTACCTGCCTGTTTGTCTCGTTTATCTATTCCGCCACCTTAACGCCGGATGTGGATTTCACCACGCTGGTGCTGATGCGTAGCGCGCAGACCATCGGGCTGGGCTTCCTGTTTGTACCGCTGACCACCATAGCTTTCGTGACCATTCCGCAACGGCTTAATGCCGATGCCGCAGCGCTGTTTACCATGTGCCGTAACGTGGCGGGGTCGGTAGGCATTTCGCTCTCCACGGCGATGATCACCGAACGGCAACAGGTGCACAGTGCCAGCATGGTGCACAACATGTCGCCGCTAAACGAGCCCTTCAACCTGACCGTTGAACGCTGGGCGCAGGGGGTGAGAGATTTCACCACGGCGGTAGGCGACCCGGTCACTATAGCTACCGGGCAACTCTATAAAGAGATGATTGCTCAGGCGCGTATTCTGGCCTATGTCGATGTCTTTATGGGCCTGAGTATTGTGGCGCTGATCCTTATTCCTTTTTGTTTACTGCTCTCGCCGATCAAAAGCGAAGGCAGTGCTGGAGCACACTGA
- a CDS encoding efflux transporter outer membrane subunit, producing MFVYPQFMRSRLSVLMATLALSACSVGPDYHAPQPVTPGSFNSIRSDSGSNPQATVTNPNWWKSFNDPQLNSLIDRAIAGNLSLQQAVLRIAGSRQQLNQARGAWFPSVNGKLSAQRQQLGIKGELESNGVYNQADPEISSALNGLTQPVALYQGSFDASWELDLWGKVRRQVEMADAQQQESVESRNDALVSLEAEVARTYLQLRGAQSVSRTLQTQIEVAQQTVELTQSQQRNGLAPQMDVENARAQLSSLRAQLPQYQSQIHQALNGLAVLVGKPPGALDAELLTEKALPPLPKVVPVGLPSTLARRRPDVRQAEAQLHAATASIGVSVAQLFPDLSLTGQFGMRNTDTSYLDNWSSHFYSFGPSVSIPIFQGGRLVSSVKLARAEQASAALGYRQTVLTALQDVENALVSYRTDQQQVEGLDQTVEALQNTFDLANDSYGKGLSSFIDALDAQRQLAQAKQQAAQARVQSSLDLVALYKALGGGWELYQNVKMPDYPVFGPAEGVNKPVN from the coding sequence ATGTTCGTTTATCCCCAATTTATGCGTTCCCGGCTCAGCGTGTTGATGGCCACCCTGGCGCTGTCCGCCTGTTCCGTGGGGCCTGATTATCATGCGCCGCAACCGGTCACACCGGGCTCATTTAACAGCATCAGGTCCGACAGTGGATCCAATCCGCAGGCCACAGTGACCAATCCCAACTGGTGGAAGTCCTTTAACGATCCGCAGTTAAACAGCCTGATCGACCGGGCAATTGCCGGAAACCTGAGCCTACAGCAGGCGGTGTTGCGCATTGCCGGATCGCGTCAGCAGCTGAATCAGGCGCGTGGCGCGTGGTTCCCTTCGGTCAACGGCAAGCTCTCCGCCCAGCGTCAGCAGTTGGGGATCAAAGGCGAGCTGGAATCCAACGGCGTCTATAACCAGGCTGACCCGGAAATCAGCTCGGCGCTGAACGGCCTGACTCAGCCCGTGGCGCTCTATCAGGGCAGCTTTGATGCCTCCTGGGAGCTGGATTTATGGGGCAAAGTGCGTCGTCAGGTTGAAATGGCGGATGCGCAACAGCAGGAATCGGTTGAGAGCCGCAACGATGCGCTGGTGTCGCTTGAGGCGGAAGTGGCGCGGACTTACCTGCAACTTCGTGGCGCGCAGTCCGTAAGCCGGACGCTGCAAACGCAGATTGAGGTCGCTCAGCAGACCGTGGAGCTGACCCAGAGTCAGCAGCGTAACGGGCTGGCACCGCAGATGGACGTGGAAAACGCCCGGGCGCAACTCAGCTCGCTTCGCGCGCAACTGCCACAGTATCAGTCACAAATTCACCAGGCGCTGAATGGTCTGGCCGTGCTGGTCGGCAAGCCGCCAGGCGCGCTGGATGCCGAGTTGTTGACTGAAAAAGCGTTGCCGCCGTTGCCAAAAGTGGTGCCGGTTGGATTACCTTCCACCCTCGCCAGACGCCGGCCAGATGTGCGTCAGGCAGAGGCCCAGCTTCATGCCGCTACAGCCAGCATTGGCGTGTCGGTGGCGCAGTTGTTCCCGGATTTGTCACTGACCGGCCAGTTCGGTATGCGCAATACCGATACCAGCTACCTGGATAACTGGAGCAGCCACTTTTACAGCTTCGGCCCGTCGGTATCGATCCCGATTTTCCAGGGCGGACGACTGGTCTCCAGCGTCAAGCTGGCGAGGGCAGAACAGGCCAGTGCTGCCCTTGGCTATCGTCAGACCGTTTTAACGGCGCTGCAGGATGTGGAGAATGCGCTGGTCAGCTACCGTACCGATCAACAGCAGGTGGAGGGACTTGACCAGACCGTGGAGGCGTTACAGAACACCTTTGATCTGGCTAATGACAGCTATGGCAAAGGGCTCTCCTCGTTTATTGACGCGCTGGATGCCCAGCGTCAGCTTGCTCAGGCGAAGCAGCAGGCCGCTCAGGCAAGAGTGCAAAGCAGTCTGGATCTGGTGGCACTCTACAAAGCGCTGGGTGGCGGCTGGGAGCTGTATCAGAACGTGAAAATGCCGGACTATCCGGTATTTGGCCCGGCAGAAGGGGTCAATAAGCCGGTCAACTGA
- a CDS encoding sugar porter family MFS transporter — protein sequence MAKEQYLTPSRASGPNSETRTEPFVKIIAIVATLGGLLFGYDTGVISGALLFMGDELHLTPFTTGLVTSSLLFGAAFGALFSGHFAAAAGRKKIIIILAVLFATGALGTALAPDVHWMIFFRLVLGVAVGGASATVPVYIAEIAPANKRGQLVTLQELMIVSGQMLAYISNAGFNAAWGGETTWRWMLAVATIPAVALWFGMMFMPDTPRWYAMKGRLAEARKVLERTRAKADVEWELAEIEETLCEDENKAKPGLRELRKPWLFKLFLIGVGIAVIQQLSGVNTIMYYAPTMLKAVGMSTDSALFATIANGAISVLMTFVGIWLLGKIGRRTMTMIGQFGCTACLLFIGAVSYFMPETINGEVDVFRGYMVLLGMLMFLSFQQGALSPVTWLLLSEIFPTRLRGIFMGGAVFAMWIANFLISLAFPVLLSSVGLAGAFFVFAFIGLFGAAFVIKCVPETRNRSLEQIEHYLHDWLNDEVETRPVPAPKREAESH from the coding sequence ATGGCAAAAGAACAGTATCTCACTCCCAGCAGGGCCTCTGGCCCTAACAGCGAAACCCGTACCGAACCTTTTGTAAAAATTATCGCTATCGTTGCCACGCTGGGTGGCCTGTTATTTGGATACGATACCGGCGTTATCTCTGGTGCCCTGCTGTTTATGGGCGACGAACTTCATCTCACGCCGTTTACCACCGGTCTTGTCACCAGCTCCCTGCTGTTTGGTGCCGCATTTGGCGCGCTGTTCTCTGGTCACTTTGCCGCTGCAGCCGGGCGTAAGAAAATCATCATTATCCTTGCCGTGCTGTTTGCCACAGGCGCACTGGGAACCGCACTGGCACCGGATGTGCACTGGATGATTTTCTTCCGCCTGGTTCTGGGCGTGGCCGTAGGGGGAGCCTCGGCTACGGTACCGGTCTATATTGCCGAAATCGCACCTGCCAACAAGCGCGGGCAGTTGGTGACGCTGCAGGAATTAATGATTGTCTCCGGTCAGATGCTGGCCTATATCTCCAATGCCGGTTTTAATGCGGCCTGGGGCGGCGAAACCACCTGGCGCTGGATGTTAGCCGTCGCCACCATTCCTGCCGTGGCCCTGTGGTTTGGGATGATGTTCATGCCTGACACCCCACGCTGGTACGCGATGAAAGGTCGCCTGGCAGAGGCGCGTAAAGTCCTGGAACGCACCCGCGCCAAAGCCGATGTGGAGTGGGAGCTGGCCGAGATTGAAGAAACGCTCTGTGAAGATGAAAACAAAGCGAAGCCAGGACTGCGTGAACTCCGGAAACCCTGGTTATTTAAACTGTTCCTGATTGGTGTGGGGATTGCTGTTATTCAGCAACTGTCGGGCGTGAACACCATTATGTATTATGCGCCGACCATGCTGAAAGCGGTGGGGATGAGTACCGACTCAGCCTTGTTCGCCACCATTGCCAATGGCGCTATCTCCGTGTTGATGACATTTGTCGGCATCTGGCTGCTGGGGAAAATAGGTCGCCGCACCATGACGATGATTGGGCAGTTTGGCTGTACCGCCTGTCTGCTGTTTATCGGTGCCGTCAGCTATTTTATGCCTGAAACCATCAATGGCGAAGTTGACGTGTTCCGGGGCTATATGGTGCTGCTGGGTATGCTGATGTTCCTCAGCTTCCAGCAGGGGGCGCTATCACCGGTTACCTGGCTGTTGCTCTCTGAGATCTTCCCGACCCGTCTGCGCGGCATCTTTATGGGCGGCGCAGTCTTTGCGATGTGGATCGCCAACTTCCTTATCTCTCTGGCCTTTCCGGTCCTGCTTTCAAGCGTGGGCCTGGCGGGTGCCTTCTTTGTCTTCGCCTTTATCGGCCTGTTCGGCGCTGCGTTTGTGATTAAATGCGTCCCTGAAACCCGTAACCGCAGTCTGGAACAGATTGAGCATTACCTGCATGACTGGCTGAATGATGAGGTGGAAACGCGTCCGGTGCCGGCTCCGAAACGTGAAGCAGAAAGCCACTGA
- a CDS encoding ABC-F family ATPase, with protein MLVSSNVTMQFGSKPLFENISVKFGGGNRYGLIGANGSGKSTFMKILGGDLVPSAGNVALDPNERIGKLRQDQFAFEAFSVLDTVIMGHGELWEVKEERDRIYALPEMSEEDGYKVADLEVTYGEMDGYTAEARAGELLLGVGIPLEQHYGPMSEVAPGWKLRVLLAQALFSNPEILLLDEPTNNLDIDTIRWLEQVLNERNSTMIIISHDRHFLNMVCTHMADLDYGELRVFPGNYDEYMTAATQSRERLLSDNAKKKAQINELQSFVSRFSANASKSRQATSRAKQIDKIKLEEVKASSRQNPFIRFDQDKKLFRNALQLESLTKGFDQGPLFKNVNLLLEVGEKLAIIGPNGIGKTTLLKTLVGELQPDNGEVKWSENARIGYYAQDHAHDFANDLNVFDWMSQWKQEGDDEQVIRGILGRLLFSQDDIKKPAKVLSGGEKGRMLFGKLMLQKPNVLIMDEPTNHLDMESIEAINMALEMYEGTLVFVSHDREFVSSLATRVIEMTPGKFKDFTGNYEDYLRSQGIN; from the coding sequence GTGCTAGTTTCCAGCAACGTCACCATGCAGTTTGGCAGTAAGCCGCTGTTCGAAAACATCTCTGTCAAATTTGGCGGCGGCAACCGCTATGGCCTGATCGGTGCCAACGGCAGCGGCAAGTCCACCTTTATGAAAATTCTGGGTGGGGATTTAGTTCCTTCTGCCGGTAACGTGGCGTTGGATCCCAACGAACGTATCGGTAAGCTGCGCCAGGATCAGTTCGCCTTTGAAGCGTTCAGCGTGCTGGACACGGTGATCATGGGCCACGGCGAGCTGTGGGAAGTGAAAGAAGAGCGTGACCGCATCTATGCGCTGCCAGAGATGAGCGAAGAAGACGGTTACAAAGTGGCCGATCTCGAAGTCACTTACGGCGAGATGGACGGTTACACCGCTGAAGCCCGTGCAGGCGAACTGCTGTTAGGCGTGGGTATTCCGCTGGAACAGCATTACGGCCCGATGAGCGAAGTGGCACCGGGCTGGAAGCTGCGTGTGCTGCTGGCGCAGGCGCTGTTCTCAAACCCGGAAATCCTGCTGCTCGATGAACCGACGAACAACCTGGACATCGATACCATTCGCTGGCTGGAGCAGGTGCTGAACGAACGTAACAGCACCATGATCATCATTTCGCACGACCGTCACTTCCTGAACATGGTCTGCACCCATATGGCTGACCTGGATTACGGCGAGCTGCGCGTATTCCCTGGCAACTACGATGAGTATATGACGGCGGCGACCCAGTCACGTGAGCGTCTGCTCTCTGATAACGCCAAGAAAAAAGCGCAAATCAACGAACTGCAGTCGTTTGTCAGCCGCTTCAGCGCGAACGCCTCCAAGTCCCGTCAGGCAACATCCCGTGCCAAGCAGATCGACAAAATCAAGCTGGAAGAAGTTAAAGCTTCCAGCCGTCAGAACCCGTTTATCCGCTTCGATCAGGACAAGAAACTGTTCCGTAACGCCCTGCAGCTTGAATCCCTGACTAAAGGTTTCGATCAGGGTCCACTGTTTAAGAACGTGAATCTGCTGCTGGAAGTGGGTGAAAAGCTGGCGATCATCGGTCCGAACGGTATCGGTAAAACCACGCTGCTGAAAACGCTGGTGGGTGAACTGCAGCCGGATAACGGTGAAGTGAAATGGTCTGAGAATGCCCGTATTGGTTACTACGCGCAGGATCACGCCCATGACTTTGCTAACGACCTGAACGTTTTCGACTGGATGAGCCAGTGGAAACAGGAAGGCGACGACGAGCAGGTTATCCGCGGTATTCTGGGTCGTCTGCTGTTCAGCCAGGATGACATCAAAAAGCCGGCTAAGGTGCTCTCCGGTGGTGAGAAAGGCCGTATGCTGTTCGGTAAGCTGATGCTGCAAAAGCCTAACGTGCTGATCATGGATGAACCAACCAACCACCTGGATATGGAATCCATCGAAGCGATCAACATGGCGCTGGAGATGTACGAAGGCACGCTGGTGTTTGTTTCTCACGACCGTGAATTCGTCAGCTCGCTGGCTACCCGCGTGATTGAAATGACCCCAGGCAAGTTCAAAGACTTCACCGGCAACTACGAAGACTACCTGCGTAGCCAGGGCATTAACTGA
- a CDS encoding sensor domain-containing diguanylate cyclase, with protein sequence MAREPERQTDLSIHNLRRMLITFLLVIVSAVLLVSCWVMINSWERLNHEVQKDARNLSQSVSRQSEDSILPIDLTLQDLRDRISLVGLDHERLTYLRILLSERKTSLPQLHGLFVYDDQGNWVVTSEGLLKQHQPNNDRAYFIWHKTHTDPGALISNVIRSRTTGEWIIPVSMRLNNRDGSFRGVLLATLRVNYFRQIFSYYNLGDRGMLALILSSGNVLYARPYGNEMINRNIAAKSPLFTDLLKASPEGTATYKAALDGVERIFGYASMKRYPLVVVVGYEKALLVKAWLTDLLVYMILGALLLLVIITLGYFLLRNLSQHIRDQAELTQVRDQLTSMNRTLQTLALVDSLTGLANRRQFDLYLDHSLERSLKLRKPMALLMIDVDSFKRFNDTYGHLAGDDCLKRVGDALLTVSHPPDDLIARYGGEEFAVILRDTTQEEALRFARGAVEAVAEMGIPHQNSDHPSKVVTISVGLHIMPAGLTAFDRHTLISQADKALYQAKTLGKNRVEVL encoded by the coding sequence ATGGCCAGGGAGCCGGAGAGACAAACCGATCTCAGCATTCACAACCTGCGCCGGATGCTGATTACCTTTTTGCTGGTGATCGTCAGCGCGGTGCTGCTTGTCTCATGCTGGGTGATGATCAACAGCTGGGAACGCCTGAATCATGAAGTGCAAAAAGATGCCCGCAATCTTTCGCAATCCGTTTCACGCCAGTCTGAAGACTCAATTCTGCCCATTGACCTGACGCTCCAGGATCTGCGGGACCGTATCTCACTGGTCGGTCTGGATCATGAAAGGCTGACCTATCTGCGTATCCTGCTCAGCGAACGCAAAACTTCGCTTCCTCAGCTGCACGGCCTGTTTGTTTATGATGACCAGGGCAACTGGGTGGTCACTTCAGAAGGTTTACTGAAGCAACACCAGCCGAATAACGACCGCGCCTATTTCATCTGGCACAAGACGCATACCGATCCCGGGGCGCTCATCAGTAATGTGATCCGCAGCCGGACTACGGGTGAATGGATCATTCCGGTCTCAATGCGGTTAAATAATCGCGATGGCTCCTTCCGCGGCGTGCTGCTCGCCACCCTCAGGGTCAACTATTTCCGCCAGATTTTCAGTTACTACAACCTGGGCGATCGCGGAATGCTGGCACTGATCCTCAGCAGCGGCAACGTGCTGTATGCCCGTCCCTACGGCAATGAAATGATCAACCGCAATATCGCCGCAAAAAGCCCCCTGTTCACCGATTTGTTGAAAGCCTCACCTGAAGGTACAGCAACTTATAAGGCCGCCCTCGACGGTGTTGAACGGATATTCGGCTATGCGAGTATGAAACGTTATCCGTTGGTGGTGGTGGTTGGTTACGAAAAGGCCCTGCTGGTAAAGGCCTGGTTAACTGATCTGCTGGTTTATATGATACTGGGCGCGTTGTTATTGCTGGTGATCATCACGCTGGGCTATTTTCTGCTGCGAAATTTAAGTCAGCACATCCGCGATCAGGCGGAACTGACCCAGGTACGCGATCAGCTCACCAGTATGAACCGCACGCTGCAAACTCTGGCCCTGGTGGACAGCCTGACCGGGCTGGCCAATCGCAGGCAGTTCGATCTCTATCTGGACCACAGCCTGGAACGATCGCTGAAATTAAGAAAGCCGATGGCGTTACTGATGATCGATGTGGATTCTTTCAAGCGGTTTAACGATACCTATGGCCATCTTGCGGGTGATGACTGCCTGAAGAGAGTCGGAGATGCGCTGCTGACGGTTTCCCACCCTCCCGATGATTTGATTGCCCGCTATGGGGGAGAAGAGTTTGCGGTGATCCTGCGCGATACCACGCAGGAAGAAGCTCTGCGCTTTGCCAGGGGCGCGGTAGAGGCCGTGGCAGAGATGGGCATTCCTCATCAGAACAGCGATCACCCCAGCAAAGTGGTCACCATCAGCGTCGGTCTGCATATCATGCCAGCCGGTCTTACGGCCTTCGATCGCCACACCTTGATCAGTCAGGCAGATAAAGCGCTGTATCAGGCAAAAACTCTGGGAAAAAACCGGGTGGAAGTGCTGTAA
- the moeB gene encoding molybdopterin-synthase adenylyltransferase MoeB, whose protein sequence is MLPELSDEESLRYNRQIVLRGFDFDGQEKLKASKALIVGLGGLGCAASPWLASAGVGHLTLLDFDSVSLSNLQRQILHRDSQIGVAKVESARQQLSAINPHITLETVDRQLDDEALLALISRHDVVLDCTDNVSTREQLNRLCYASKTPLVSGAAIRMEGQISVFRWQEDAPCYRCVSRLFGESTLSCVEAGVMAPLVGVIGSLQAMEAIRLLADYGNSVAGKLLMYDAMTLQFREIKLAKDPACEVCGG, encoded by the coding sequence ATGCTGCCGGAACTCAGTGATGAAGAGAGCCTGCGTTACAATCGTCAGATTGTGCTGCGGGGTTTTGACTTCGACGGGCAGGAGAAGCTCAAAGCCTCAAAAGCGCTGATCGTCGGTCTGGGCGGTTTAGGCTGTGCAGCCAGCCCCTGGCTTGCGTCCGCTGGCGTGGGGCATCTCACGCTGCTGGATTTTGACAGCGTCTCCCTCTCCAATCTGCAACGTCAGATTCTGCATCGCGACAGCCAGATTGGCGTGGCGAAAGTGGAATCAGCACGTCAACAGCTCAGCGCCATCAATCCGCATATCACCCTGGAAACGGTTGACCGGCAGCTTGATGACGAGGCGTTGCTGGCGCTGATTTCTCGCCACGATGTGGTGCTGGACTGTACCGATAACGTCTCCACGCGAGAACAGTTGAACAGGCTATGTTATGCCAGCAAAACGCCGCTGGTTTCCGGCGCGGCCATTCGCATGGAAGGCCAGATCAGCGTGTTCCGCTGGCAGGAGGATGCGCCCTGCTACCGTTGTGTAAGCCGTTTATTTGGCGAGTCCACGCTAAGCTGTGTGGAGGCGGGTGTGATGGCGCCGCTGGTGGGAGTGATCGGTTCCCTGCAGGCGATGGAAGCTATCCGGCTGCTGGCCGATTACGGCAACAGCGTGGCAGGAAAACTGCTGATGTATGATGCGATGACTCTGCAATTTCGCGAAATCAAACTGGCGAAAGATCCGGCTTGCGAAGTGTGCGGCGGTTGA